One Nocardioides aromaticivorans genomic window carries:
- a CDS encoding response regulator, with product MTRVLVVDDEPQIVRALGINLRARGWDVVTAGDGVEALDVAEHADPDVVVLDLGLPDLDGVDVITRLRRRSSVPVLVLSGRSDSIDKVDALDAGADDYVTKPFGMDELMARLRALVRRGQAEETTPEQDRVAFGRVVVDLAATRVTVDGEEVRLTPTEWHLLDVFVRNPGRLISQRQLLSEVWGPGYENAHGNLRLYMAQLRRKLEPEPSRPVHFRNEPGMGYRFEP from the coding sequence GTGACCCGGGTGCTCGTGGTCGACGACGAGCCCCAGATCGTGCGCGCCCTGGGCATCAACCTGCGGGCGCGCGGCTGGGACGTGGTGACCGCCGGCGACGGGGTCGAGGCCCTCGACGTCGCGGAGCACGCCGACCCCGACGTCGTCGTCCTCGACCTCGGCCTGCCCGACCTCGACGGGGTCGACGTGATCACCCGGCTGCGCCGGCGCTCCAGCGTCCCGGTCCTGGTGCTGTCCGGGCGCAGCGACAGCATCGACAAGGTCGACGCCCTCGACGCCGGCGCCGACGACTACGTCACCAAGCCGTTCGGCATGGACGAGCTGATGGCCCGGCTGCGGGCGCTGGTACGCCGCGGCCAGGCCGAGGAGACCACGCCGGAGCAGGACCGGGTCGCCTTCGGCCGCGTCGTCGTCGACCTCGCCGCCACCCGGGTCACCGTCGACGGCGAGGAGGTCCGGCTCACCCCCACCGAGTGGCACCTGCTGGACGTCTTCGTCCGCAACCCCGGCCGCCTGATCAGCCAGCGCCAGCTGCTCAGCGAGGTCTGGGGACCGGGCTACGAGAACGCCCACGGCAACCTCCGCCTCTACATGGCCCAGCTGCGCCGCAAGCTCGAGCCCGAGCCGTCGCGGCCCGTGCACTTCCGCAACGAGCCGGGGATGGGGTACCGGTTCGAGCCCTGA
- a CDS encoding acyl-CoA thioesterase, which produces MGEVFECEIQARLRDVNLGGHVDNVEALRVLDEARLLFFRHAPLAGGSAGDRPGLFREVPSGIVELVGSQRIDYHAEMRFVAFQPFVVRMWVGHVGRSSMSVSYELRVAPDQPPAIVAESSVVFWDPAAGSSWAISDEVRATLASYTGAPVALRERPGR; this is translated from the coding sequence GTGGGCGAGGTCTTCGAGTGCGAGATCCAGGCGCGGCTGCGCGACGTCAACCTCGGCGGGCACGTCGACAACGTCGAGGCGCTGCGGGTGCTGGACGAGGCGCGGCTGCTGTTCTTCCGGCACGCGCCCCTGGCCGGCGGGTCCGCGGGCGACCGGCCGGGGCTGTTCCGCGAGGTGCCGTCGGGGATCGTCGAGCTGGTCGGGTCGCAGCGCATCGACTACCACGCCGAGATGAGGTTCGTGGCCTTCCAGCCGTTCGTGGTGCGGATGTGGGTGGGCCACGTCGGCCGCTCGTCGATGTCGGTGTCCTACGAGCTGCGCGTCGCGCCCGACCAGCCGCCGGCGATCGTCGCCGAGAGCTCGGTGGTCTTCTGGGACCCTGCCGCCGGGTCGTCGTGGGCGATCTCGGACGAGGTGCGGGCCACCCTGGCGTCGTACACGGGGGCGCCGGTGGCGCTCAGGGAGCGACCCGGCCGCTGA
- a CDS encoding DUF4184 family protein, with product MPVTIAHPAAVLPLRGLGLPLSAMVIGSMAPDLPVFSQSWGLYGYTHSLAGILTVDLALTLVLLLGWDRWGRDAIVDTAPARVRDRLPGRARIGAKAWLLAPLAAVLGSVTHVVWDAFTHRGRWGVRNIEWLHTFHGPLRGEQWAQHVSGVVGITVVGLALLAVVRRPVLADAPRPRRLPAVTLPAAVGAAALLSVGTFLAGLDRPFESAAFDAAVVGIVSLGLALAGVTLAWLLAPTPDDEVSGRVAP from the coding sequence GTGCCCGTCACCATCGCCCACCCGGCCGCGGTCCTGCCGCTGCGCGGCCTCGGGCTACCGCTCTCGGCGATGGTCATCGGCTCGATGGCGCCCGACCTGCCGGTCTTCTCGCAGTCGTGGGGCCTCTACGGCTACACCCACAGCCTCGCCGGGATCCTCACCGTCGACCTGGCGCTGACCCTCGTGCTGCTGCTCGGCTGGGACCGTTGGGGCCGTGACGCGATCGTCGACACCGCCCCGGCCCGGGTCCGCGACCGGCTGCCGGGCCGCGCGCGCATCGGTGCGAAGGCCTGGCTGCTCGCGCCGCTCGCCGCGGTCCTCGGCTCGGTGACCCACGTCGTGTGGGACGCCTTCACCCACCGCGGGCGCTGGGGCGTGCGCAACATCGAGTGGCTGCACACCTTCCACGGCCCGCTCCGGGGCGAGCAGTGGGCGCAGCACGTCAGCGGCGTCGTCGGGATCACGGTCGTGGGACTGGCCCTCCTCGCCGTCGTACGACGTCCGGTGCTCGCCGATGCCCCGCGCCCCCGCCGGCTCCCGGCCGTCACGCTCCCCGCGGCGGTCGGCGCCGCGGCGCTGCTCTCCGTCGGCACCTTCCTCGCCGGGCTGGACCGCCCGTTCGAGAGCGCCGCCTTCGACGCAGCGGTCGTCGGGATCGTGTCCCTGGGGCTGGCGCTGGCCGGCGTCACCCTGGCCTGGCTGCTCGCCCCCACCCCCGACGACGAGGTCAGCGGCCGGGTCGCTCCCTGA
- a CDS encoding DUF1905 domain-containing protein yields MDLTFTGTVVEWRGPAPYWFLAVPEDDSDDIKEAARGLEYWGQVAVEMRIGDTDFTTALFPKDGRYLVPLKVAVRRQAGLEGIEPGQELTASLRIAGR; encoded by the coding sequence GTGGACCTGACCTTCACCGGCACCGTCGTCGAGTGGCGCGGCCCGGCGCCGTACTGGTTCCTGGCCGTGCCCGAGGACGACAGCGACGACATCAAGGAGGCCGCGCGCGGGCTGGAGTACTGGGGCCAGGTCGCGGTCGAGATGCGGATCGGCGACACCGACTTCACCACCGCGCTCTTCCCCAAGGACGGTCGCTACCTGGTGCCGCTCAAGGTGGCCGTACGACGCCAGGCCGGACTCGAGGGCATCGAGCCCGGGCAGGAGCTCACCGCGTCGCTGCGGATCGCGGGCCGGTGA
- a CDS encoding ankyrin repeat domain-containing protein codes for MNRAVLAALPLALLLGACGGGGERPVVEEVAQQPSRDPGTARAEAAGTTPGLTTEQQAALDQQLRDAAWANDVGTARRLVRQGADVNAKDSTEQSAYLVATSEGHLELLRLALRHGAKVDDKDSWNGTGLIRAAERGHGLVVGELLRAGIQRDHVNRIGYQAIHEAVWLGEDTPAYATTLRVLAAGGVQLDKVSPSAGLTPLQMARERGYDGLERILRTVTTADAPADPDGALLRAAERGDADAVAVALRAGADIEARDARRRTALLLASTFDRVAVAELLVAMGADPDALDDRHDTPWLVTGVTGSVAMLEALLPAHPDLTIRNRYGGLSPIPAGERGHVDYIRRVVRTDVDIDHVNDLGWTAMLEAIILGDGSDDYVEIVRILLAAGADRTIGDQDGVTPLQHAERRGYDDIAALLR; via the coding sequence ATGAACCGCGCCGTCCTGGCCGCCCTCCCGCTCGCGCTCCTCCTGGGCGCCTGCGGGGGTGGCGGCGAGCGGCCGGTGGTCGAGGAGGTTGCGCAGCAACCGTCACGAGACCCCGGCACGGCCCGGGCGGAGGCGGCCGGCACGACCCCCGGGCTCACGACGGAGCAGCAGGCCGCGCTCGACCAGCAGCTGCGTGACGCCGCGTGGGCGAACGACGTGGGGACCGCCCGCCGGCTGGTCCGGCAGGGCGCCGACGTCAACGCCAAGGACAGCACCGAGCAGTCCGCCTACCTGGTCGCGACCAGCGAGGGCCACCTCGAGCTGCTGCGGCTCGCGCTGCGCCACGGGGCGAAGGTGGACGACAAGGACAGCTGGAACGGCACCGGCCTGATCCGCGCCGCCGAGCGCGGCCACGGCCTGGTGGTCGGCGAGCTGCTGCGCGCTGGCATCCAGCGCGACCACGTCAACCGGATCGGCTACCAGGCCATCCACGAGGCGGTCTGGCTCGGCGAGGACACGCCGGCCTACGCCACCACGCTGCGCGTCCTCGCCGCCGGCGGCGTCCAGCTCGACAAGGTCTCGCCGTCGGCCGGCCTGACCCCGCTGCAGATGGCCCGCGAGCGCGGGTACGACGGACTGGAGAGGATCCTGAGGACCGTGACCACCGCCGACGCCCCCGCCGACCCCGACGGCGCGCTGCTGCGGGCCGCCGAGCGCGGCGACGCCGATGCCGTGGCGGTCGCCCTGCGCGCCGGAGCCGACATCGAGGCCCGCGACGCCCGTCGTCGTACGGCGCTGCTGCTGGCCAGCACCTTCGACCGCGTCGCCGTCGCGGAGCTGCTCGTCGCGATGGGCGCGGACCCGGACGCCCTCGACGACCGCCACGACACCCCGTGGCTGGTGACCGGTGTGACCGGCAGCGTCGCGATGCTCGAGGCGCTGCTCCCGGCCCACCCCGACCTGACGATCAGGAACCGCTACGGCGGCCTGTCGCCCATCCCCGCCGGCGAGCGCGGCCACGTCGACTACATCCGCCGCGTCGTCCGGACCGACGTCGACATCGACCACGTCAACGACCTCGGCTGGACCGCGATGCTGGAGGCGATCATCCTCGGCGACGGCAGCGACGACTACGTCGAGATCGTCCGGATCCTGCTCGCCGCCGGGGCCGACCGCACCATCGGGGACCAGGACGGGGTCACGCCGCTGCAGCACGCAGAGCGGCGCGGGTACGACGACATCGCCGCCCTGCTGCGCTGA
- a CDS encoding SMP-30/gluconolactonase/LRE family protein: protein MKRNHLIPSSLLLATAATTLGLAATATPASADEGGRPASYLLQGDAASPVGSKFEGIGADERRGLFYVSEVTGGEIHRGSVQSAQTEEWLEGDGTDGRFTARGITVDHEGNVYVAGGPNGIGTGRPDLWVYDKEGALLAALRVPGTADAFLNDVAIGRDGAAYFTNSNDPQVFRVAEGEDGWEATLWADATGTITRSAGFNLGGIVLSADRSAFVVAQGNVGRMWRFDSRTGEASEIATDTDLVNADGLVRRGNRLTVVRNFSRMVATLRVSADGSRLVTLGQEPSSADRVLTTAKTLRGRILYVDSKFDEAVASGPYEVVTDPTR from the coding sequence ATGAAGCGCAACCACCTCATCCCCAGCTCCCTGCTCCTCGCCACCGCCGCCACCACGCTCGGCCTCGCCGCGACCGCCACCCCCGCGTCCGCCGACGAGGGCGGCCGCCCGGCGTCGTACCTCCTGCAGGGCGACGCCGCCAGCCCGGTCGGCTCGAAGTTCGAGGGCATCGGCGCCGACGAGCGTCGCGGCCTGTTCTACGTCAGCGAGGTCACCGGCGGCGAGATCCACCGCGGCTCGGTGCAGTCCGCGCAGACCGAGGAGTGGTTGGAGGGCGACGGCACCGACGGCCGCTTCACCGCCCGCGGCATCACCGTGGACCACGAGGGCAATGTGTACGTCGCCGGCGGCCCCAACGGCATCGGCACCGGTCGCCCCGACCTCTGGGTCTACGACAAGGAGGGCGCCCTGCTCGCCGCGCTCCGCGTGCCCGGCACCGCCGACGCCTTCCTCAACGACGTGGCGATCGGCCGCGACGGGGCGGCGTACTTCACCAACTCCAACGACCCGCAGGTCTTCCGCGTCGCCGAGGGCGAGGACGGCTGGGAGGCGACCCTGTGGGCCGACGCCACCGGCACCATCACCCGCTCGGCCGGCTTCAACCTGGGCGGCATCGTGCTCTCCGCCGACCGCAGCGCGTTCGTCGTCGCGCAGGGCAATGTCGGCCGGATGTGGCGCTTCGACTCCCGCACCGGCGAGGCCAGCGAGATCGCGACCGACACCGACCTGGTCAACGCCGACGGCCTGGTCCGCCGGGGCAACCGGCTCACCGTCGTACGCAACTTCAGCCGGATGGTCGCCACGCTGCGGGTCTCCGCCGACGGCAGCCGCCTGGTCACCCTCGGCCAGGAGCCCTCGTCGGCCGACCGCGTGCTGACCACGGCGAAGACGCTGCGCGGCCGGATCCTGTACGTCGACAGCAAGTTCGACGAGGCCGTCGCGTCGGGCCCGTACGAGGTCGTCACGGACCCGACGCGATGA
- a CDS encoding sensor histidine kinase, whose product MSVLSSVARRPGEHGILAPAARLDRWLLAVLVVLLVTCAVRYAERHGLDARGFAVLAGALVLGLAYATRGLVRGTSWWPTAWVTGMVVLWGALTAVAPSFAWCAVPVAFAVLQVLPFAWAVGCVVAMTVLLTAAWQRITDGFDPVQVAGPIGVALVTVLAYRALDLETRARQALVDQLVEAQAELAEEQHRTGALAERTRLSREIHDSVGQGLSSINLLLQAAEQAWAAQPETARGHVRTAAATARDGLDEVRRVVRDLAPAELTDDADTAALAAALERAAAESTLATAGLDVAVRVHGIPVPVPPDVAAALVRTARGALANVREHAAADRVALTLTYQLDEVVLDVRDDGRGFDPALVRPSDTRGRGLAGIRERAAGLGGRTEVESAPGEGTTVSVSFPLRAQPEEGP is encoded by the coding sequence ATGTCTGTCCTCAGCTCCGTCGCGCGCCGTCCGGGTGAGCACGGCATCCTCGCCCCGGCCGCGCGGCTGGACCGCTGGCTGCTCGCCGTGCTCGTGGTGCTGCTCGTGACCTGCGCCGTCCGGTACGCCGAGCGCCACGGCCTCGACGCCCGGGGCTTCGCCGTGCTGGCCGGGGCCCTCGTGCTCGGCCTGGCCTACGCGACCCGCGGGCTGGTGCGGGGCACCAGCTGGTGGCCGACCGCGTGGGTGACCGGCATGGTCGTGCTGTGGGGCGCGCTGACCGCGGTCGCGCCGTCCTTCGCGTGGTGCGCGGTGCCGGTCGCGTTCGCCGTGCTGCAGGTGCTGCCGTTCGCGTGGGCGGTGGGCTGCGTGGTCGCGATGACCGTGCTGCTGACCGCCGCCTGGCAACGCATCACCGACGGCTTCGACCCGGTGCAGGTCGCCGGCCCGATCGGCGTCGCCCTCGTCACCGTCCTCGCCTACCGCGCCCTCGACCTGGAGACCCGTGCCCGGCAGGCCCTCGTCGACCAGCTCGTCGAGGCGCAGGCCGAGCTCGCCGAGGAGCAGCACCGCACCGGTGCCCTCGCCGAGCGGACCCGCCTCTCGCGCGAGATCCACGACTCCGTCGGGCAGGGCCTCTCCAGCATCAACCTGCTCCTGCAGGCCGCCGAGCAGGCGTGGGCCGCGCAGCCGGAGACCGCGCGCGGGCACGTCCGCACCGCCGCCGCCACCGCCCGCGACGGCCTCGACGAGGTACGCCGCGTGGTGCGCGACCTGGCCCCCGCGGAGCTCACCGACGACGCCGACACCGCTGCCCTGGCCGCGGCACTCGAGCGCGCCGCCGCCGAGTCGACGCTCGCGACGGCCGGCCTCGACGTCGCCGTCCGCGTGCACGGCATCCCCGTCCCGGTGCCACCCGACGTCGCCGCCGCCCTCGTGCGCACCGCCCGCGGCGCCCTCGCCAACGTCCGCGAGCACGCCGCCGCCGACCGGGTCGCGCTCACGCTGACCTACCAGCTGGACGAGGTGGTCCTCGACGTCCGCGACGACGGACGCGGCTTCGACCCGGCGCTGGTGCGCCCGTCCGACACCCGTGGCCGCGGGCTCGCCGGCATCCGTGAGCGCGCCGCGGGGCTCGGCGGGCGCACCGAGGTGGAGAGTGCTCCCGGGGAGGGCACGACCGTCTCGGTCAGCTTCCCGCTGCGAGCCCAGCCAGAGGAGGGACCGTGA
- a CDS encoding response regulator — MIRIVLVDDHPVVRAGLRALVDGQEDLSVVGEADGLDAALAVVAADRPDVVLMDLSLGAGEAGGAQVTAAVRALPEPPEVLVLTTYDTESDILRALEAGARGYLLKDAPPDELFAGIRATARGETVLAPSVAATLVRRTTPGATTITEREVEVLELLSRGLGNKEMARELFVSEATVKSHLSHIYTKLGVDTRAGAVAAAIEQRIIRPVGG, encoded by the coding sequence GTGATCCGGATCGTGCTGGTCGACGACCACCCCGTGGTCCGGGCCGGGCTGCGGGCGCTCGTCGACGGCCAGGAGGACCTCTCCGTGGTCGGTGAGGCCGACGGGCTCGACGCGGCCCTCGCCGTGGTCGCGGCGGACCGGCCGGACGTCGTACTCATGGACCTGAGCCTGGGCGCAGGTGAGGCCGGGGGCGCGCAGGTGACCGCGGCGGTCCGCGCGCTGCCGGAGCCACCCGAGGTGCTGGTGCTGACGACCTACGACACCGAGTCCGACATCCTGCGGGCGCTGGAGGCCGGCGCGCGGGGCTACCTCCTCAAGGACGCCCCGCCGGACGAGCTCTTCGCCGGGATCCGCGCCACCGCGCGCGGCGAGACCGTGCTGGCCCCGTCGGTCGCGGCCACGCTGGTGCGGCGTACGACGCCGGGCGCGACCACGATCACCGAGCGCGAGGTCGAGGTGCTCGAGCTGCTGTCGCGCGGCCTGGGCAACAAGGAGATGGCGCGCGAGCTGTTCGTCTCCGAGGCGACGGTGAAGTCCCACCTGTCGCACATCTACACCAAGCTCGGGGTCGACACCCGGGCCGGCGCGGTCGCGGCCGCGATCGAGCAACGCATCATCCGACCCGTGGGAGGTTGA
- a CDS encoding nucleoside deaminase, protein MPINDDDRRHLARCVELASHAVDIGDEPFGSVLVDRDGLVLFEDHNRVSGGDGTRHPELAIALWAAANVPVADRPALTVYTSGEHCAMCSAAHAWAGLGRIVFATSTPQLLGWLEELGVPGGPVTPLRITEVAPGIPVDGPVEEFAGAVRALHERYHRR, encoded by the coding sequence ATGCCCATCAACGACGACGACCGACGACACCTGGCGCGCTGCGTGGAGCTCGCGTCCCACGCCGTCGACATCGGCGACGAGCCGTTCGGCTCCGTGCTGGTCGACAGGGACGGCCTCGTGCTCTTCGAGGACCACAACCGCGTCAGCGGCGGCGACGGGACCCGCCACCCCGAGCTCGCGATCGCCCTGTGGGCGGCGGCCAACGTGCCCGTCGCGGACCGGCCGGCCCTGACCGTCTACACCTCCGGCGAGCACTGCGCGATGTGCTCGGCCGCGCACGCGTGGGCCGGCCTGGGCCGGATCGTCTTCGCGACCTCGACCCCGCAGCTGCTCGGCTGGCTGGAGGAGCTCGGCGTGCCGGGCGGCCCGGTCACCCCGCTGCGGATCACCGAGGTGGCCCCGGGCATCCCCGTCGACGGCCCCGTCGAGGAGTTCGCCGGCGCGGTGCGTGCGCTGCACGAGCGCTACCACCGCCGCTGA
- a CDS encoding pentapeptide repeat-containing protein, whose amino-acid sequence MADRRGGTPTPPTDSEVVNERWDGEDLSGRTFTRVAFVDVDLTEATAAGATFDECTFRDCDLNATRFTDSGFLNCTFTKSSFFGARFEGCKLVGSMFDRCRFGSFEVVGGSWHLVGLPGADLRRTVFRRVDLREADLTGARLNDATLHHVDLAGAWLHQADLSGADLRGSDLSAVDPVAHQLRKAVVDLDQAVALVRALGLKVEEDAPLDP is encoded by the coding sequence ATGGCCGATCGACGGGGCGGGACGCCCACGCCACCCACCGACTCCGAGGTCGTCAACGAGCGCTGGGACGGCGAGGACCTGTCCGGTCGCACCTTCACCCGGGTCGCCTTCGTCGACGTCGACCTGACCGAGGCGACCGCGGCCGGCGCGACCTTCGACGAGTGCACCTTCCGCGACTGCGACCTCAACGCGACCCGGTTCACCGACTCCGGCTTCCTCAACTGCACCTTCACGAAGTCGTCCTTCTTCGGGGCGCGCTTCGAGGGCTGCAAGCTGGTGGGCTCGATGTTCGACCGGTGCCGGTTCGGGTCGTTCGAGGTCGTGGGCGGCAGCTGGCACCTGGTCGGACTGCCGGGCGCCGACCTCCGTCGTACCGTCTTCCGCCGGGTCGACCTGCGCGAGGCGGACCTCACCGGCGCGCGGCTCAACGACGCCACGCTCCACCACGTCGACCTCGCCGGAGCCTGGCTGCACCAGGCCGACCTCTCCGGCGCGGACCTGCGCGGGTCCGACCTGAGCGCCGTCGACCCGGTCGCCCACCAGCTCCGCAAGGCGGTCGTCGACCTGGACCAGGCCGTCGCGCTGGTGCGGGCGCTGGGCCTGAAGGTCGAGGAGGACGCGCCGCTCGACCCGTGA